A window from Candidatus Zixiibacteriota bacterium encodes these proteins:
- a CDS encoding FliA/WhiG family RNA polymerase sigma factor produces MVKTAKTTRKMTRKTKVTRQAVTTLEASAAATRTNSRGRRWEVTMRDWRRYQQNPTDEMRQRLLSKYVPLVRNVATRMAMGFPRSVELTDLVNTGVIGLIEAFGNFDPRRGVKFETYAVPRIRGAILDELRALDWVPRSTRARSREIDKALTELENVLGRVPEKSELAKHLDISEAELYHALDDVSGTNILSLDEIVYPEDDNRQVPRIETVQDSGSLSVLGIIERGELHSFLVTAIDNLTQQEKLVISLYYFEELTLKEIGEVMVISESRVSQIHTRAVKKLRGMVKERFAMAG; encoded by the coding sequence ATGGTTAAAACTGCAAAAACGACTCGCAAGATGACCCGCAAAACCAAAGTGACCCGCCAGGCGGTGACCACTTTGGAAGCCTCGGCCGCCGCCACACGCACGAACAGCCGTGGCCGTCGGTGGGAAGTAACCATGCGCGACTGGCGCCGGTATCAGCAGAATCCCACCGACGAAATGCGCCAGCGTCTATTATCGAAATATGTCCCCCTCGTGCGGAATGTGGCAACGCGCATGGCAATGGGCTTCCCGCGGTCGGTGGAGTTAACTGATCTGGTAAACACCGGCGTGATCGGCTTGATCGAGGCGTTCGGCAACTTTGACCCGCGGCGCGGCGTCAAGTTCGAAACCTACGCGGTGCCGCGAATCCGGGGCGCCATTCTCGACGAGCTTCGTGCGCTCGACTGGGTGCCGCGCTCTACGCGGGCCAGGTCGCGGGAAATCGACAAGGCCCTGACCGAGCTGGAAAACGTACTGGGGCGGGTGCCGGAAAAGTCGGAATTGGCCAAACATCTCGACATCAGCGAAGCGGAACTGTATCACGCGCTGGACGATGTCTCCGGCACGAACATCTTGTCGCTTGACGAGATTGTCTATCCCGAAGACGACAACCGCCAGGTTCCGAGGATCGAGACCGTGCAAGACAGCGGCAGCCTGAGCGTGCTTGGGATTATCGAACGAGGCGAATTGCATTCATTCCTGGTGACGGCAATCGATAACCTCACGCAGCAGGAGAAGCTGGTCATCAGTTTGTACTATTTCGAGGAGTTGACCCTGAAAGAGATCGGAGAAGTGATGGTGATATCCGAGTCACGCGTTTCGCAAATCCACACCCGGGCGGTAAAGAAACTGCGGGGTATGGTCAAAGAGCGATTCGCCATGGCCGGATGA
- a CDS encoding flagellar brake domain-containing protein, whose amino-acid sequence MHAVKNQTIVELQIWDRVSILVGYGHETGVYEARVEDIINGGIIITNPELISGHTLLRNNLPVIVQFTRDDAAYQFRSRIHVHGDNRARRIILTPPSGFQRVQRRMFARIDLAVRIAYAILPVDGRWELWQREAVWIETETVNVSASGVLLRARHRGKVEDLIAARFDIAGPTDFPTDVIAVCRRTIEQDSCFLAGFEFILRDDLHRYFSRRDLGRIPRKYRCFDRTAQDRLVAYLFHKQIEFRHKGQTGDVEG is encoded by the coding sequence GTGCACGCCGTAAAGAACCAGACCATCGTCGAGCTCCAGATCTGGGATCGCGTCTCTATTCTTGTAGGTTACGGCCACGAGACCGGCGTGTACGAGGCCCGCGTAGAGGATATCATAAACGGTGGTATAATCATCACCAATCCGGAGTTGATCTCCGGCCACACTCTACTTAGGAACAACCTTCCCGTGATCGTGCAATTCACGCGTGATGACGCCGCCTATCAGTTTCGATCACGCATTCATGTGCACGGCGACAACCGGGCCCGGAGGATCATCCTCACTCCGCCGAGCGGATTCCAGCGCGTACAGCGGCGCATGTTCGCCCGGATTGATCTCGCGGTGCGGATTGCTTATGCGATCCTGCCGGTTGACGGAAGGTGGGAGCTATGGCAGAGGGAGGCGGTCTGGATTGAAACCGAGACCGTGAACGTCTCCGCCTCGGGTGTGCTCCTGCGAGCGCGCCACCGCGGGAAGGTAGAAGACCTGATTGCCGCCCGCTTCGATATCGCCGGCCCAACCGACTTTCCAACTGACGTTATTGCGGTCTGCCGTCGGACGATCGAGCAGGACAGCTGCTTCCTCGCCGGTTTTGAGTTCATACTCAGGGACGATCTGCACCGATACTTTTCCCGCCGTGACCTGGGACGTATTCCCAGGAAGTATCGCTGTTTCGATCGTACGGCCCAGGACCGACTCGTAGCCTACCTCTTTCATAAGCAGATCGAGTTCAGACACAAGGGGCAAACCGGAGATGTCGAAGGCTAA
- the fliQ gene encoding flagellar biosynthesis protein FliQ: MTPQMVVEIGREALTVTLLVAAPMLGLGLVVGLIISIFQAVTQINEMTLTFVPKILAVAAALLIFLPWMINVMTDFARHMFDLIPGLVG; encoded by the coding sequence ATGACACCGCAAATGGTGGTGGAAATCGGGCGTGAGGCGCTGACTGTGACGCTGCTCGTGGCGGCGCCGATGCTGGGCCTGGGTTTGGTTGTGGGGCTGATCATATCGATCTTCCAGGCGGTCACTCAGATCAATGAAATGACCCTGACATTCGTACCAAAAATTCTCGCCGTCGCTGCCGCGCTGCTGATCTTCCTGCCGTGGATGATCAACGTCATGACCGACTTCGCCCGCCACATGTTCGATCTCATTCCCGGTCTGGTCGGATAG
- a CDS encoding PilZ domain-containing protein, with protein MKTDRKTRHIRDVAAEKAVIRARRPFKVSQEEKRRFIRLEISTPMSLHKIKDRDGQYWTHGDWQTIYGSILNISAGGVLVDLDQVIEEGDVVSMHFTLQGVEGLDNVLGLVKRVDIDSEGCLAGIEFISREFLVDYLSQAELELLGKEYTNFDYSIRRVLDRYVYHETTSTGV; from the coding sequence ATGAAAACTGACAGGAAAACGAGGCACATCAGGGACGTCGCTGCCGAAAAGGCGGTAATCCGCGCGCGCCGGCCATTCAAGGTTTCCCAGGAAGAGAAACGGCGCTTCATCAGGCTGGAGATTTCCACGCCGATGTCGCTGCACAAGATCAAGGATCGTGACGGCCAGTATTGGACCCACGGCGACTGGCAGACGATTTACGGCTCCATCCTGAACATCTCGGCCGGCGGCGTGCTGGTGGACCTCGATCAGGTTATCGAAGAAGGCGACGTGGTTTCGATGCACTTCACGCTTCAGGGCGTCGAAGGACTCGACAACGTGCTTGGACTGGTTAAGCGGGTCGATATCGACTCCGAGGGCTGTCTGGCCGGTATCGAGTTCATCTCGCGGGAATTCCTGGTCGATTATCTTTCGCAGGCTGAGCTGGAGCTGCTCGGTAAAGAATACACCAACTTCGACTACTCCATCCGCCGGGTTCTGGATCGCTACGTTTATCACGAAACCACCTCGACGGGAGTGTGA
- a CDS encoding DUF2225 domain-containing protein — MASESPFLIFKIECPVCKTINEFEQIKVGAYVEGGRDTDFCPQDIQWRFPKYQAYNPLVFFTATCSNCYYTREFTNKYREWKTDNAFRTFQLKSIKAKHLEQLSVADSIVRRLGEAIDIPRYPNESAILKLHLAVFDGLIADRPSYLDIGRLYLRIAWVFRTMNQGSDPTLAALTGLVRDIESKAARLEGVVGESQQSLDSLNAAVKAQFVVDNLSADLQSKMFSYRDRYDSRLAEMNDLINQLRAKQGGFKSLMSEYREALLGGTTAQGQPAYREYTSLADFLLKLQQGWNGIVVNEREALEQAIHHYKEAFEGARDIAAGNQQIQAAYLIAELSRRIGDFDGARRYFTSTIKAGQEFIYQNRQDPSRTQLARKILELAIEQGRVNLQATKAD, encoded by the coding sequence ATGGCGAGCGAAAGCCCCTTTTTGATTTTCAAGATTGAGTGTCCGGTCTGTAAAACGATCAATGAATTCGAGCAGATCAAGGTCGGTGCCTATGTCGAGGGCGGGCGCGATACCGATTTCTGCCCGCAGGACATCCAGTGGCGGTTTCCGAAGTATCAAGCTTATAACCCGCTCGTGTTCTTTACGGCCACGTGCAGCAACTGCTACTACACCCGCGAATTCACGAATAAGTATCGCGAATGGAAGACCGACAACGCCTTCCGCACATTCCAGCTAAAGAGTATCAAGGCCAAACATCTCGAGCAGTTGTCGGTAGCCGATTCGATTGTCCGCCGACTGGGCGAGGCGATCGACATTCCGCGTTATCCCAATGAGTCGGCCATCCTCAAGCTGCATCTGGCGGTTTTCGACGGCCTGATTGCCGACCGCCCGAGCTATCTGGATATCGGCCGGCTGTATCTCCGTATCGCCTGGGTGTTCCGAACCATGAATCAGGGGAGCGATCCCACCCTGGCTGCGCTGACCGGTCTTGTCCGCGATATCGAGAGTAAAGCCGCGCGCCTGGAAGGCGTTGTTGGAGAGTCCCAGCAGTCGCTCGATTCACTCAACGCGGCCGTCAAAGCTCAGTTTGTCGTGGATAATCTCTCCGCGGACCTGCAGTCGAAGATGTTCAGTTATCGCGACCGGTATGACAGCCGTCTGGCTGAAATGAACGATCTGATAAATCAACTGCGCGCAAAGCAGGGTGGCTTCAAATCGCTTATGAGCGAGTACCGCGAAGCGCTCCTCGGCGGAACCACCGCCCAGGGCCAGCCGGCCTATCGCGAATACACATCGCTGGCCGACTTCCTCCTGAAGCTGCAACAGGGATGGAACGGTATCGTGGTCAACGAGCGCGAGGCGCTGGAGCAGGCAATTCACCATTACAAAGAGGCTTTTGAAGGCGCCCGCGACATTGCCGCCGGTAACCAGCAAATTCAGGCGGCCTACCTTATCGCCGAGTTGTCGCGACGGATCGGCGACTTCGACGGGGCCCGCCGCTATTTCACCAGCACCATCAAGGCCGGGCAGGAATTCATCTATCAGAACCGCCAGGACCCGTCGCGCACGCAACTGGCCCGCAAGATCCTCGAGCTGGCTATCGAGCAGGGAAGGGTCAACCTGCAAGCGACAAAGGCGGACTAG
- the fliR gene encoding flagellar biosynthetic protein FliR, translating into MFDFIHYGAAQLQVFLLLIIRASGLFLAAPVFSHRAVPVQLKVGLVVLLAVVTMPAVAALQVEPAQSLAELATLVLRELMVGLLIGFAFRLLFQAAELAGSLAGYQVGLAISSAFDPNVGEEVGAFGRYWILVATLVFLTINGHHLVIRAFNDSYRVIPPGQMQVVDTTADLLMRHTAYVLVLAIKIAAPVLVTLVLMDVALGTVSRVMPTMNIFIVGFPLKIGFGLLVVAMSLPILAYVLEKSTGYFDNAVHELLASMGKV; encoded by the coding sequence TTGTTCGATTTCATCCATTACGGCGCTGCGCAACTGCAGGTTTTCCTGCTGCTGATCATCCGCGCATCAGGCTTGTTCCTCGCCGCGCCGGTGTTCAGCCATCGCGCCGTCCCGGTTCAATTGAAAGTAGGACTGGTCGTGCTTCTCGCGGTGGTGACTATGCCGGCGGTCGCTGCTCTGCAGGTTGAACCGGCCCAGTCACTGGCCGAGCTGGCTACACTGGTGCTGCGGGAATTGATGGTCGGGCTGCTGATCGGGTTTGCCTTTCGCCTACTATTTCAGGCGGCGGAGCTGGCCGGTTCACTGGCCGGCTACCAGGTCGGGCTGGCGATCTCATCGGCGTTCGATCCGAATGTCGGCGAAGAGGTCGGCGCCTTCGGCCGCTACTGGATCCTCGTAGCCACGCTGGTCTTCCTGACCATCAACGGCCACCATCTGGTAATACGAGCGTTCAACGACAGCTACCGGGTCATCCCGCCGGGACAGATGCAGGTGGTAGACACCACCGCCGATCTGCTCATGCGCCACACCGCATACGTGCTGGTGCTGGCGATCAAAATCGCCGCGCCGGTTCTGGTGACGCTCGTGCTCATGGATGTCGCGCTGGGCACGGTCTCCCGGGTGATGCCGACCATGAACATCTTTATCGTCGGTTTCCCCCTCAAGATCGGCTTCGGCCTGCTGGTCGTGGCCATGTCCCTCCCGATTCTCGCCTATGTCCTTGAAAAGTCTACCGGCTATTTCGATAACGCCGTCCATGAACTCCTGGCCTCGATGGGAAAGGTGTAG
- a CDS encoding AAA family ATPase gives MNRFDSPGRAEVTPAFNRPIVISILSGKGGVGKSVIAFNLAERAVAIGQKVLLVDADFACGNLHVLGNIDACYGLERFLSDESSLSQCAKAVSPGLSMLAGCHIARIDAMESVSQIARFAARLRREGAEYDLIIIDHSSGITLAAAIIASASDLNLLVLVPELTSIADCYGLYKYLYQTNHSTQCRFLFNRIETDHEATYLWSRLAAMVEQFLGRTPQLAGVLTEDQVFRQAVAAQKPVSVVRPDSPVLNSLERLVRGLVATEVDTPANHQSEEINILTATADTRE, from the coding sequence GTGAATAGGTTCGACTCGCCCGGTCGCGCCGAGGTGACCCCGGCGTTCAATCGCCCGATCGTCATATCCATCCTTTCGGGCAAGGGAGGCGTGGGTAAGTCGGTTATTGCGTTCAACCTGGCGGAGCGGGCCGTAGCCATTGGACAAAAGGTCTTACTGGTCGACGCCGACTTCGCCTGCGGCAACCTGCATGTCCTGGGCAATATCGATGCGTGCTATGGTCTGGAAAGATTTCTGTCCGACGAGAGTTCGCTCTCCCAGTGCGCCAAGGCGGTTAGTCCCGGATTGTCGATGCTCGCCGGCTGCCACATTGCTCGGATCGACGCCATGGAGAGCGTATCGCAGATAGCCCGGTTCGCCGCACGGCTTCGCCGCGAGGGCGCCGAGTATGATCTGATAATAATCGACCACAGTTCCGGAATCACATTGGCCGCCGCCATTATCGCGAGCGCGTCCGATCTCAACCTGCTGGTTCTCGTGCCGGAGTTGACGTCGATAGCCGACTGCTACGGCCTGTACAAATACCTCTATCAGACCAACCATTCGACTCAGTGTCGCTTCCTGTTCAATCGAATCGAAACTGATCACGAGGCCACGTACCTGTGGTCCCGTCTTGCGGCCATGGTCGAACAGTTTCTGGGCCGAACCCCGCAACTGGCCGGGGTGCTAACCGAGGACCAGGTCTTCCGTCAGGCCGTGGCTGCTCAGAAGCCGGTGTCCGTAGTCAGACCCGATTCACCGGTACTGAATTCACTGGAAAGACTCGTCCGCGGGCTGGTCGCAACAGAGGTCGACACACCTGCGAACCACCAATCCGAAGAAATAAATATTCTAACGGCAACAGCCGATACAAGGGAATAG
- the flhB gene encoding flagellar biosynthesis protein FlhB produces MADESFQERTEQATPRRRQKARERGSVARSVDLTAAGVICLGFTALFLVGPGMISRLQNALRYTMGNAPSIALSDPGFQTTMVNSVYDFFAAMGPLFVALTAIGVGINVLQVGFKVSPKAMELKLDRLNVAAGLKRLFSLRSAVQLVRDPLKLAVVGLVAYLAIRSEFDSFLLLADLSVLQLGATLARLALFIGLKIGVAILVIGVLDFVYQRWEHEKSIKMSLQEVKDEMKETEGNPEIKARTRQIQRHRARQRMMAAVPEADVVVTNPVHLAIALKYDPSAMDAPTVLAKGQRLLAEKIKQIARDHGIPIIEDKPLARALYKMCEVGDVIPAKLYRAVAEILAHIYRLKGKAVR; encoded by the coding sequence ATGGCCGACGAGAGCTTCCAGGAAAGAACGGAACAAGCCACCCCGAGGCGTCGCCAGAAGGCGCGCGAGCGGGGATCGGTGGCGCGCTCGGTCGATTTGACCGCGGCGGGCGTCATCTGTCTTGGCTTTACGGCATTGTTTTTGGTCGGCCCCGGTATGATCAGCCGCCTGCAGAATGCGTTGCGCTACACCATGGGCAATGCGCCGTCGATTGCGCTCTCCGATCCCGGATTCCAGACCACGATGGTGAACAGCGTGTACGATTTCTTCGCCGCCATGGGGCCGCTGTTTGTGGCGCTAACAGCAATCGGCGTGGGCATCAATGTGCTGCAGGTCGGTTTCAAAGTTTCGCCGAAAGCGATGGAGCTGAAGCTGGACCGCCTGAATGTCGCCGCCGGCCTCAAGCGTCTGTTCTCGCTTCGTTCCGCGGTCCAGTTGGTGCGTGACCCGCTCAAACTGGCGGTGGTCGGACTAGTCGCCTATCTGGCGATTCGAAGCGAATTTGACAGCTTCCTCCTTCTGGCCGACCTGAGCGTCCTACAACTCGGCGCCACCCTGGCGCGGCTGGCGCTCTTTATCGGTCTTAAGATCGGCGTCGCCATTCTGGTCATCGGCGTGCTCGATTTCGTTTACCAGCGTTGGGAGCATGAGAAGTCGATCAAGATGTCGCTCCAGGAAGTCAAGGACGAGATGAAGGAGACCGAGGGCAATCCGGAGATCAAGGCGCGCACTCGTCAAATCCAGAGACACAGGGCGCGCCAGCGCATGATGGCGGCGGTGCCGGAGGCCGACGTGGTGGTTACCAACCCGGTACACCTGGCGATTGCGCTCAAGTACGATCCGTCCGCCATGGATGCGCCCACCGTGCTGGCCAAGGGTCAGCGCCTGCTGGCGGAAAAGATAAAGCAGATAGCGCGGGATCACGGCATCCCGATCATCGAAGACAAACCGCTCGCCCGCGCTCTTTACAAGATGTGCGAGGTGGGTGACGTCATCCCGGCCAAGCTGTATCGCGCGGTGGCCGAAATTCTGGCGCATATCTATCGCCTCAAGGGAAAGGCGGTGCGGTAA
- the flhA gene encoding flagellar biosynthesis protein FlhA — protein MAEQQGVLQSLARRSDIVLAAGVIAIVTVLVIPLPPRLLDFALAFNITFSLVVLLTTLYIRRPLDLSVFPGMLLIITLLRLSLNVASTRLILGQGYAGEVINSFGNFVVQGNYVVGFIVFVILVVIQFVVITKGAGRISEVAARFTLDAMPGKQMAIDADLNAGIISDKDARARREEIAREADFYGAMDGASKFVRGDAIAGILITIINIIGGFVIGVAQNGMDLSDALRTYTLLSIGDGLVTQIPALLVSTASGVIVTRAASTSNMGVDLAQQFTRQPRAILVSSVALMLFGLVPGMPTLTFVVLGMAVGGIGYLARESRRKQVIAEEEVARGEKAKAAAPKERTEDLLKIDTIGLEIGYGLIPLVDVNQGGDLLDRIANVRKQLASELGIIVPSVRIRDNVRLRPNEYQVKIKGIRVAGAELMLDQLLAINPGFVDNEIEGFAVKDPAFGLDARWIIPALKEVAEARGYTVVEPAAVLATHITELIRSAAPEILTRQDVQHLVDTLKEDYPALVTSVIPEMLSLGMLQKILQALLSERVPIRDLATIVETASDYAGATKEADVLAEYVRMSLKRQITEMTKDNTGKVNVFTIDPALEQQLAESVQNTKQGLMLVLDPQLTEKLLERIGREADKMQTTGLTPVCICSPNVRLALRRLVETSYPSLVIVSYNEILSNVEIVSTGMVRLQDGN, from the coding sequence ATGGCTGAACAACAGGGAGTCCTTCAGAGCCTGGCCCGGCGGTCGGATATCGTGCTCGCCGCCGGTGTTATCGCCATCGTCACGGTGCTGGTGATACCGCTCCCGCCGCGCCTGCTCGATTTCGCCCTCGCCTTCAACATCACCTTCTCGCTGGTGGTGCTGCTGACGACTCTCTACATCCGGCGGCCGCTGGATCTATCTGTATTCCCCGGGATGCTGCTCATAATCACGCTGCTGCGGTTGTCGCTCAACGTTGCGTCCACTCGGTTGATCTTAGGTCAGGGGTATGCCGGCGAGGTCATCAACTCGTTCGGCAATTTCGTGGTACAGGGGAACTACGTGGTCGGCTTCATCGTGTTCGTCATCCTGGTAGTTATCCAGTTTGTGGTGATCACGAAGGGCGCCGGCCGCATCTCTGAAGTGGCCGCCCGGTTCACCCTCGACGCCATGCCCGGCAAACAGATGGCGATCGACGCCGATCTTAATGCCGGCATCATTTCCGACAAAGACGCCCGCGCGCGCCGCGAAGAAATTGCCCGCGAAGCGGACTTCTACGGGGCGATGGACGGCGCTTCCAAGTTTGTGCGCGGCGATGCTATCGCCGGAATTCTCATCACGATCATCAATATCATCGGCGGATTTGTCATCGGCGTTGCCCAAAACGGTATGGATCTGTCCGACGCCCTGCGCACTTACACGCTTCTCTCGATCGGCGACGGGTTGGTCACACAGATACCGGCGCTGCTGGTATCCACTGCGTCAGGCGTGATAGTAACACGCGCCGCCTCGACCTCCAACATGGGGGTGGACCTTGCTCAACAGTTCACGCGGCAGCCGCGCGCCATACTCGTGTCATCAGTAGCCCTGATGCTTTTCGGTCTGGTGCCGGGGATGCCGACACTCACGTTTGTCGTGCTCGGTATGGCGGTCGGCGGAATTGGCTACCTGGCGCGGGAGTCACGCCGCAAGCAGGTGATTGCCGAAGAGGAAGTAGCTCGCGGTGAAAAGGCCAAAGCTGCGGCGCCGAAGGAAAGAACTGAGGATCTGCTCAAAATCGACACAATCGGGCTTGAGATCGGCTACGGCCTCATTCCGTTGGTCGATGTCAATCAGGGAGGCGATCTGCTCGATCGGATCGCCAATGTGCGTAAGCAGCTGGCCTCTGAGCTGGGTATAATCGTGCCGTCGGTGCGCATCCGTGACAACGTGCGCCTCCGTCCGAATGAGTACCAGGTCAAGATCAAGGGGATCAGAGTCGCCGGCGCCGAGCTGATGCTCGACCAGTTGCTGGCCATCAACCCCGGATTCGTGGATAACGAGATAGAGGGCTTCGCCGTCAAGGATCCGGCGTTTGGTCTCGACGCCCGCTGGATTATCCCCGCTTTGAAGGAAGTCGCCGAGGCGCGTGGCTACACCGTAGTAGAGCCGGCCGCCGTACTGGCCACCCACATTACCGAGTTGATTCGCTCCGCCGCGCCGGAGATTCTCACGCGTCAGGATGTGCAGCACCTGGTCGACACGCTCAAGGAAGATTATCCCGCGCTGGTTACCTCGGTCATACCCGAGATGCTCAGCCTCGGCATGCTCCAGAAGATTCTACAGGCGCTCCTCTCCGAGCGGGTTCCGATTCGCGATCTGGCCACGATTGTCGAAACCGCGTCCGACTATGCCGGCGCTACCAAGGAAGCCGATGTGCTCGCCGAGTACGTGCGCATGTCGTTGAAACGCCAGATCACGGAGATGACTAAAGACAACACCGGCAAGGTCAATGTCTTCACGATTGATCCCGCCCTGGAACAGCAGCTTGCCGAGTCAGTCCAGAACACCAAGCAGGGTCTCATGCTGGTACTCGATCCGCAATTGACCGAGAAGCTGCTCGAACGGATCGGCCGCGAGGCGGACAAGATGCAGACGACCGGTTTGACACCGGTTTGCATCTGCTCGCCCAACGTGCGGCTTGCGCTGCGGCGCCTGGTCGAGACGAGCTACCCCAGCCTGGTGATTGTCTCCTACAACGAAATTTTGTCCAACGTGGAAATTGTCTCTACCGGAATGGTGAGGTTGCAGGATGGTAATTAG
- a CDS encoding GAF domain-containing protein yields MAQPVGAYGESGDSPVTRAWEKIELIAEISAACRSLSPETPHFVDVLRLIQTVVPFDAATLYLRDSDSGRFLVKAILLDEVAPPPALVLRDEALPDRWKPHLQQPVVWSSGDGEAPQPETEFAAIMLLPLILEDKTIGLLCLGSYSPGILVTRQIKLMAVVADQLAVSIERFEHIARIEAQNQALMRAQQQLQIMHEKRIADEKLAAVAELAASINHQINNPLSVVVGNIDCLTLEEPRLSDKSRERLKRVMSAAMKIAEVNRRLLNIQTIVTDAARVMSPGAVSGSPSGIEG; encoded by the coding sequence ATGGCCCAGCCGGTCGGCGCCTATGGGGAATCCGGCGACAGCCCCGTCACGAGAGCGTGGGAGAAGATAGAGCTGATTGCCGAGATCTCAGCCGCCTGTCGCAGTCTGAGTCCGGAGACGCCGCACTTTGTCGATGTGCTCCGCCTTATCCAGACCGTTGTGCCGTTCGACGCAGCAACCCTGTATCTCCGCGATTCCGACTCGGGGCGCTTTTTGGTAAAAGCGATCCTGCTGGACGAAGTGGCGCCGCCTCCGGCTCTTGTCCTGCGAGACGAGGCCTTGCCCGACCGCTGGAAACCTCACCTTCAGCAGCCGGTAGTGTGGTCGTCGGGCGATGGCGAGGCCCCGCAGCCTGAAACCGAGTTTGCCGCGATCATGTTGCTCCCGCTGATACTTGAGGACAAAACCATCGGCCTGTTGTGTCTGGGTTCGTACTCACCCGGCATCCTGGTCACTCGGCAGATCAAATTGATGGCGGTAGTCGCCGACCAGTTGGCCGTATCGATAGAGAGATTCGAGCATATCGCCCGGATCGAGGCCCAGAACCAGGCTCTCATGCGCGCCCAGCAGCAACTGCAGATCATGCACGAGAAGCGAATCGCCGATGAGAAACTGGCCGCGGTTGCCGAACTGGCGGCGTCAATCAACCACCAGATCAATAATCCGCTTTCCGTTGTCGTGGGTAACATCGACTGCCTTACGCTGGAAGAGCCCCGGCTCAGCGACAAATCCAGGGAACGCTTGAAGCGGGTGATGAGCGCGGCGATGAAGATTGCCGAGGTCAACCGCCGCTTGCTTAATATCCAAACCATAGTGACAGACGCCGCGAGAGTGATGTCGCCGGGCGCAGTCAGCGGTTCCCCATCGGGGATCGAGGGGTGA